A segment of the uncultured Desulfobulbus sp. genome:
TAATAAATCCCAGCAAGAATAAACCCTGTTGTCAGGATAAGCAAAATACTCAGGGAGATTGTTGAAAATCGATCGTTTGATTTATAAAAAAATAGATACTCTGCTAAAAACAGACTAGGGATTATGGTTATTGCATTCTCCTTGCAGCCTAATGCAAGGGTTGCATAAAGAAAAGATAAAAAGAAATATAGAGTCCGACCATTGTTTGAGTATGCTTTGCGTGCTTGTATGTAACTGTAAAGTGAAAAAATGAAAAACATAGCAGCCATGGATGCCATGCGTTGAACTAAATATGTAACAGCTTGGGTTTGAATAGGATTTAGGGACCAAAAAAGTGTGCTTAGTAGAGCTATGTTGGCTAAGCTAAATTTGTTGTGTGAGGGGATTTTTTTTTCTGCTAGAACTAGTATTGTTTTGAATAAATATATAGCTGATAATATGTGTATTAGTATATTTATAAGATGGAAACCGAATATTTTATTGTCAAAAAAATACCAATTTAAAGCGAATGAGAGTGAGGCAACTGGCCGATAAAGTTCTTTGCCACCAAAAGGTTTTGCGAAAAGTGTATTATATAGTGCTGTTGGTTCTATTCTGTCTAATTTTAATAAATGATTGTTAGCAAAGTTTGGTCCGTCGTCAAGTTGATAAGGGGAATTAAATGTGTTCGAATAGCATATTAATATTGATATACCGATGATTAGGTAGACGGTTAAGCTATTATTGTTATTTATGTGCATTTTATCAAAAAAATAGAGGGGAAAGATAATGCTTTCCCCTCTTGATGATATGTTTCTTTAAGGCTGGATGAGCTTTGTATAAACACCACCTCCGGCAACACCATTCCAGTATCCTGTTGGGTTCGTTCCTACAGGCATACCATCTTGGTAATCTTTTGGACACCTTGTAGAAGCGTCTCTAACTGTAATTGTTATGCTTAAGTTAGGATCGACAGATACCAGGCCCCAACTATTTCCATTGGTCGTTGTGGGGTTAATACTGGTATTTGAGATGGATGTGTTGCCAGGGATAGCAAAATAATCTGCAATGGCAGCGGCAATGTTGTTTGCATCGCTTTCTGTTGCTGAGCAATAGGTTTTGTTTCTATACGCAATAAAGTTAGGAATAGCAATAGCTGCCAAAATACCGATAATCGCGATAACGATCATTAACTCGATCAGGGTGAAGCCTTCTTCCTTTGCCCGCAGTCTCAGTCTGTTGAGTGTCATAGGTTGAACCCTCCAAATGTGTGTTGGTCGTGCCGAGCGTTCATTCGTCGGCAATGTGCATGATGTCCAATTGAAGCAATGGACGTGCCATTATATTTCTTTATTGTAATTCCATTGATTTTCGGTTGGTTAGAAGTATTTGTTTGTTTTTCCTCACTCGTTTCATACAATCACAGCATGGTGTTCGAGCGCTTGAGTGACAATTGAGCGTCACTGGTGACAAAAAATGTCATGTTTTGCGTTTTCTGTTATTGCAGGCATTGACGCAATAAGGGCTGTGAAATGCGATTCGGTTTAAAATTACATATAATCGGGCTGTTACTTGCTCTTCTTGCGCTGGCCAGCGGCCTGACTCTCTTTGTCACTCTGAGCTTTTGGTCTCGGGATGCAGCCTTTTCTTTTTCGCGGGAAAAGGAGCTCACCTTGCATCTCCTCGCTGAACACCAATTTTATCGTTATCTCTCCGTAGGTTATGAAAGTGAATACGCTCGCGCTCTGCTTCAAGAGGCGATGGAGCAGCATGGAGCTGTGGTGGGCTGTGTACGCAAGCAGGGGGCAGCCGCATTTTGTTTAGGGGGAAGTGATGACAAAAGCATGGAGTCTCTTGAGAAAATTCTTGCGTTAACATCTTCCGGCTCTGTCGTCCGGCGATTTATCGGTACACAGTGGGTTGGGCTGGTTTCAGGGAAGCAGTATCTCGATTTAGGGGTGCAGGTGACCGGCCCTGATCAGGCCAAATATCCAGTAGCCTTGCGTTTTTCTCTGTATGATCCGTATTATACAATCTGGTCTTTGCAACGATATATCGCTCTCTATCTCCTCTTTAATGTACTTGTCCTTACTGTTGTTGGATTTTTCAGAATTCGTCAGTTCCTTTTGAAGCCTGTTGAGCGTCTACTTCAGCTCACTCAATCATACAAGGATGAACATGGTGTTCCCTTTCTCGCGCTCCAGGAGTCTGGTGAGCTTGCTCAACTTCAGGTTTCATTGCAGCAGATGCTTGGCCGTATTCGTGCAGACAGAGAAAAACTCGAGCAGCACCTGGTTTCGCTGGAGCAGGCCAACGCCCAGTTACATAATACGCAGCAGGAAATGATTCGTGCTGAAAAACTTTCTTCCGTTGGGCGATTGGCTGCCGGAATGGCACATGAAATTGGCAATCCCGTGGGTATAGTCCAGGGATACCTGGGGATGCTTGGCCAGGGAGAAGTATCAATAGAAGAACGTAAGGATTTCTGCCAAAGAGCCGAGCAGGAGTTGTATCGTATCAGTACCCTTATTCGTCAGCTGCTTGATTTTGCCCGGCCGGCGACGGGCAAAGAGATGCTGGTCGCCCCCCATGAGGTGATAAAGGGTGCTCTTGCTCTTCTGCGACCGCAACCCCTGTTTGATTCGATTGAAATTGATGATGAGTGGTCTGCAGGTAATGTTCAGATCTTTTGTGATCCTGATCAACTGCTCCAGGTGTTGTTGAATTGTCTTATGAATGGTGCGGATGCCATTGTTGCAGCTGGTACGAAAAAAGGGAGAATATGGGTAAGAACGGAGCTCTGTGAATCAATTGAAGGCAGTTTGTTTATGTTGACCATCGCTGATAATGGTTGCGGGCTTTCGCAGGAACAGCTTGCAGCAGCCTTTGACCCTTTTTATACGACCAAACCTCCAGGCAGTGGTACGGGATTGGGGCTGTCTGTTTCCTATGCGCTGTTAGAGCAGATGAAAGGTTCTATTACATTGTCGAACCATGACGGTGGGGGGGCGAAGGTTGTTATCAAGATACCAGTTGCTCTATCATCGATTGCTGAGATGTCCAATGACTGAGGGTACTTCTAAGCGGCTCCTTGTTATCGACGATGAGGAAAACATGCGCCACATGCTTTCCTCCATGCTCTCACGTATGGGCTATGAGGTCG
Coding sequences within it:
- a CDS encoding ATP-binding protein, which encodes MRFGLKLHIIGLLLALLALASGLTLFVTLSFWSRDAAFSFSREKELTLHLLAEHQFYRYLSVGYESEYARALLQEAMEQHGAVVGCVRKQGAAAFCLGGSDDKSMESLEKILALTSSGSVVRRFIGTQWVGLVSGKQYLDLGVQVTGPDQAKYPVALRFSLYDPYYTIWSLQRYIALYLLFNVLVLTVVGFFRIRQFLLKPVERLLQLTQSYKDEHGVPFLALQESGELAQLQVSLQQMLGRIRADREKLEQHLVSLEQANAQLHNTQQEMIRAEKLSSVGRLAAGMAHEIGNPVGIVQGYLGMLGQGEVSIEERKDFCQRAEQELYRISTLIRQLLDFARPATGKEMLVAPHEVIKGALALLRPQPLFDSIEIDDEWSAGNVQIFCDPDQLLQVLLNCLMNGADAIVAAGTKKGRIWVRTELCESIEGSLFMLTIADNGCGLSQEQLAAAFDPFYTTKPPGSGTGLGLSVSYALLEQMKGSITLSNHDGGGAKVVIKIPVALSSIAEMSND
- a CDS encoding prepilin-type N-terminal cleavage/methylation domain-containing protein, translating into MTLNRLRLRAKEEGFTLIELMIVIAIIGILAAIAIPNFIAYRNKTYCSATESDANNIAAAIADYFAIPGNTSISNTSINPTTTNGNSWGLVSVDPNLSITITVRDASTRCPKDYQDGMPVGTNPTGYWNGVAGGGVYTKLIQP